The window gattatgggcttggacttatcgggacccacattcGGGCGATTGGAAAggaattgtgtattaagcccaatcacaccatatgacttatttagtaaagtgagggacttaatggattaagtccttaatgggttaagtgagaaacacttaaccctagttgtCCTTTTATGTGAAAccttaatttcacttgggccttgagttgggccctTCCTATAGGGTTTTGGTGGTTAGACTATTGATGgaccatccaagaacaagttaatggaccaaagtaattagatgggctttaagataaggcccatgtgaggacttgggcccaatttggaagattgggccatatgttgggccttggcccattacttgacctTTGGGCTTTTGTATTGTGAGTTGGACTTtgagcttggaacccaattattaattaggtattgtttgatgttgacatttCGGGAATCTGTCAATCAGCAGCTGGAGCGtacctgcgggacttcagcagtgccaggtgagttctcctcactatatcaacagggtttaaggcaccaaggccggccctttatggattgtattcggATTATTGCATGCTATGCTTACTGATTtatatcctggtagttaggatggtgatatgctatgATTTAGTGATCCGgttgggtcggtatcctggtatataggatggtgcTATGTTAGTAACTGATATCCTAGTTATAGGATTGTtgttatgctttgtgatctgttagatcggtttgactgttatatatgtatgctagtgttatatgatgtctatgtgcacatgattgtcttggttataggatgatgttattttagtgaccggttaggtctgtatcccggttattgggatgttgctatgattggtgatctgttagatcggtttgactctTATATGAAATGagttagcgtatgatatttatgtgcacatgttttttTGATTggggattgggttgaggcggtcctactttgtgctgtaggccaacatacccgaagagcggtccggataggctgtaggccctgcatgGCAGTACAGACACGCCGAAGGCTCgaagagcagtccagatagactgaaggcctgtgaggTGGTTCGGTCAAGCTGAtaactcattatgcatgttgttttgtattggttatatgatatggttatgtttgtatggcgttggtattttggggaaactcactaagcttcgggcttacagttgttgatttcatttcaggtatttctgatgatcgcgggaaggcgaaggcgtgatcatgcacctcctcatattttcatgattgattatggggatactctgatgtctgaaccattttgaaaacaaactgtaCTAACTTAATggatttaaaatgtattaaaaagtttaaatttggcttgaattttatgggtgttacacaatcagattagggttttgactaaaaccctagtagctcagctATAATAAAGACCCCATGGGACTCCTAAAATTGGCACTTGAACCCTATAAGAGTACCAACTGGACTTTTGTgatccctagcctctctcttatATTCCTCcaacttgctcttggtgtttgtgatctattagaggcatcacatttgaggtgctaagttctcaaAGGTTGAAGATCAAGCAAGCTACtagaaaggtaatcatctaactttGTATTAGgtattaatttcgaaaatagcatgctagtttagggttatagctttggatgattattattgcatgtacaattagaaaaaacctagatccaaagctttagggttgcatgtgcaccataggattgatgtaatgctcaaaacccatcactaacttagacacaaagacaaacacacgaaaggtagTGTGTCTATCGATTATctatatagttcaagcaagtagggtatcgaacacaaggaacggtaacaattaaaataaatactaGTATTACCTAAATAAAACACGTAATAAaaagggggtttctctagttttgcaagactaaaaACTTAAGCAATCAATAAACACTTAAACAAAATACAATTAAAAACTAAAGGAGAATGAAaaacaactagattcaataagaTAAAAGAGACTTCCATTTAGATTTCGattcatttattcctatggttgatttcgtggcaacTGCAATGGATTAATATATCAATGATTACCGATTTctaatgtgattaggttcatgttcactattactaatcctttagcgaAAAGTTAATTCAAACgatgatcaagtgattaaacgatcaagtttcctagtgttcagtttgaatcaagtaagacttgtaatattaGTCAACTAAATTGGTCATCACATATgttcacacattaacttacttattttctaTTTAACCCTAGGTTCGTGTTCACTAATATATTAGACGAGATTTTACGAAAAAATTGTTCGTAGGAGAGAACAAATCATTTTTTCAATACTTACGCTCCTTATTATATTAGTTAATAATCCTAgactaggcatacaatcttgttttcacaaaactATATGATTCAAGCAATTAATAAGATATCCATGCAACTCAATTACTTAGTTATTAcagaaaataattatcattaacacataaagatcttttaacaagcttaagATAAATAAACAAATCAAGTTAACCCAAGtcactcaatcaaaccatattcataagatcCTCTATATCTAAACAGAAGTATGGAATTTAGCCCATAACTTCAGCAAAAACAATCATAAACTCAAAATCTAATGTTATCAACATGACTAAAAACAAAGATTAAGAGAAAAGTGATACTTTAATGCCTTTCATCTCTTTAAACTTAAGTTCCTAGTTGAAAATTGAAAACCAGAACTTCTCAGAACCTTTCTAGCCTCCAAAAGTCGTCCAAAGCCTCCAACATTCGTTAGGGTTTCAGGAATACACAATCTATATACATATTCCAAAATTTAGCTACAACCCGTCGAGTTTTTAAGATAAAATCGTCGAGTTTTTTTACTTAATATGCGTGTACAGCAAGGCATCCTTGTATGGGGAACTTTCGCCAACTCTTCGAGTTCTTCCTTATTGTTTCAATTTGTATGTAAGTTGTAAGCTCATGTTTAAACAAGGGATTAAAGTGTTTTTATTTTAGTAGAATTGGACATATTGTAGATAAAACTTTAATAATTCTCTTAGTTTAAATGTAAAAAATATTGGATCATTGCAACCCCTCCCCCCTAATTTACATTGCGGTATGACCACTGCAAGAGAAGGGCTTACCGCATGTTGGTGATGGTTATTCGACCGTTAGAGGCTCTCAACAAttacttttagttttttttaaacttCGCTATAAATTCACACATTCACTTCTCATTTTACAACACAAAGCAAACATCAAACTCTCTATATATTAACCTTCCTTtgtatttaaaatgtatttatcgTCGTCGTCCACTTCGTTGAATACATTGGCGTTGCGGGAAACGGGGGTTTATCGAAGACGTTATGCGAACAACACTATcttatttttaattaatgaacTATTCTCTtcttattaattttatataattagaTTTTATTcacttaaaaaaaaataaacgatGTGGTAAGGTGTGTTTTAACCTATGCTATCAATAGCGCGCTATAGCGTTTTGCGGTGTTACTGAACCACTATTTTGAAATAGCGTTTACGAATAGCGGTGACACTATTAGCGGCGCTATTGAACGCTATTTACCGTGAAACTCATCAGCGCTATAGCGACGCTACACCCACTTTTACAGTTTCTTATATATTGAGCTACTTTGACAATGAAAAAAACAATTGTGTGTTATTTCAATATTAAatctttattttcttaattagtCCACTATACTTTTTGGCTTAATAagtccaaataataaatataattaattacaaACTACAAAACAAATGAAAACTTCCATTTGTCGTCTGTTTCAGTAGTTAGAAACCAAGAACGCCTTGAGTTGCGATGACCTTTTGACACTTTttagttttcatattactatattagaatattttatataGATTATGctatgtttttatatgattttttatgatattaattctatattgtattaataatctaatatataaattttgtataaatatataatataatttatacatAATATTAAAAAACCGTTATACCACTGCGATAACCGTGATTTCAAATAGCGGCATGTGACCGCTATTGAAATTTTGACCGCAATAACTGCTTAGGTTATAGCACCCACCAGTTTTGTGTGGTGAGAAGAAAAATGATGTAGCGATTATGTGACACTGTAATGATGTGATATGTCACCGTATAGGGCCTAAATGACAAATTTTTGTAACAGCATGACAAATATTACGTAGCACATATATGGATTGTGTCAAATGTGGCGCAATTCCCTCTAATCTTATATGGAATAATAATTAGAGAAATTAAATTTTCCTACCGTTATTCATAATTTATCTATCTGTCTATTTGAAATTATGACAAATCTCTtaaaatactattttttttttaaacggcaAACTAACTAATCTATTCCTAAATAACCACCTATGTCTCCATAGAGACTTGAACCCCTGACCTCTCATATGAGAAGGTCATTTCATACCGCTAGGCTATTCGCCCTTTGGTTCTTAAAATACTATTAGTTTTATCAGGATCCACATTTACCAATATTTCATATGAATAAAAACGTAAGTAGGTCCACTAATAATTATTACTTTTTGGCTTTTGAGttcatttaattaaaaaaattaaaagatatGCGTTGCAAGAGTCTTACATTGTGGGTGTAGGACTTGCTCTCTACACTAATTTCTATTTCATCATTAGGCTCATTGCTTTAACTTTGCCGATGTCGTCCTCCAAAAGTCCAATGGATCATTTAACTCGCGTCTAGTCTCAACTATCAATACAATGAATccgaaaaataataataataataataattatgcaGCACGGTATCCCGACATCTCATACATGTTGAGAAAAAACAAATTTTAGCTAATCCGTGGCTATAAATGTAATTTCAAAATTAACATCTAAGagattaagtttttttttggaaCCGACCAATAGATTAATATTATAAGGAAAAAAACAGGGAAAATAGCAGTACAAGCCACATAAAGCTAGTGGCAAAACACAGAAACAGGAACAGCACGAAAATAAGACAACATCAAACAATTGAAATTACATGTTAAGAAAACGGGCATTGAGACCAATTTGCCCATGTTAACTCCTTTCTTTTACCCCTGTTTTTCACCCAAAGAAAGCTCATAGATTTTACAATATCTATGACTTTATCAGGTGGCAGCCGGTTGTTGTTAAACACTCTGTCATTTCTTGCTTTCCAAATGAACCATAGCATACAGTAACAAATGGCCATAAAAGTCCTTCTTCTTTTGGAACACGATCCCTACTTGGCAGCGAATTCTAGAATTTCGTTCACCTTATGAAAGCTTCCAGCTTGCACCCTGCACCAGCTTAATATCCCTTTTGTGATCTTCGCTGCATACGAGCATGCCACAAGAGAATGGTCTGGACATTCTTCAATCTCCTCACACATCTGACAAGTCAATGATTCCACATATACCCCTCTTTTTGACAGTTCATTTATGATTGGAATTTTGCCCGCTTGCGCCCTCCAGATGAAGCATGATACTTCCAGTGGTATTTCTTTAAGCCATTGAAAGTTAGAACCAATAGTAGGGGGTCTATAGTCCCATTTGTTCCTCAGGGCACACACCGAATAAGAACCATCCAGAGTTAAGCCACATTTCCATATTTCACCTATGGGATCTTGATGCTTGGAAAGCACCGAGCAGACGGGGATGTTCTTTTTCATGAGGTCATTCTTTATACCTGCAATGTTGTTCCAAACCCCGGGTAAAGTCTTCATCGAGTAACATACATCAGGTTTGGAACGAAGATTGTGCACACTGTATATGACTGTTGCCCATAATTGACCAGGTTTGGTTCTAAGTTTCCACCACCATTTCATAATGAGGGATATGTTCAGGGTTTTTATCGTGCCAACGCCAAGTCCACCCGAATCTTTAGGGGCTGTCACTTTATCCCACGAAATCCAGTGAATAACCTTCCTCTCATCGGATCCACCCCATAGGAATCTGTTCCTCAACCTTTCAAGAGTTTCAATGACACCTTCTGGAGCCACAAACAAAGATAAATAATAAGTTAGGAGGTTGCCGAGGACTGATTGGATGAGGGTCAATCTTCCACCAAAGGATAGATTTTTAGATTTCCACTTTGAGAGTTTTTCTTTGAATTTGTCTATGATCGGCTTCCAATATTTCTTCAACTTCATATTGGCTCCAACTGGGACACTAAGATAGGTAAAAGGAAGGGAGGATGGTTCACATCCTAAAGGTCTCGCCCAATTTGTCACCTCCTGAGTATCGACACCAATTCCAAATACTCTAGATTTATTGAAATCGACTCTAAGCCCCGATGCGACGTGGAAGCAATGTAGGATGCGTGATAGGTTCTTGATGTTTTGCTTCAACCACTCCCCTAAGAAAAGAGCATCATCCGCATATAGAAAATGGGAGAGTGTTGGCCCACCATTTGGCAAATTAATCCCATGGAAGATGCCTAGTTCACACGCCGACTTCATCGTTACACTAAGACCCTCCATTGCTATAATAAACAGAAATAGAGAGAGTGGATCGCCTTGTTTGACCCCTTTCGATATAGAGAA of the Lactuca sativa cultivar Salinas chromosome 6, Lsat_Salinas_v11, whole genome shotgun sequence genome contains:
- the LOC111898794 gene encoding uncharacterized protein LOC111898794, whose protein sequence is MGFSNKIRMWLKRCLVSSKSSVLVNGCPTEEFSISKGVKQGDPLSLFLFIIAMEGLSVTMKSACELGIFHGINLPNGGPTLSHFLYADDALFLGEWLKQNIKNLSRILHCFHVASGLRVDFNKSRVFGIGVDTQEVTNWARPLGCEPSSLPFTYLSVPVGANMKLKKYWKPIIDKFKEKLSKWKSKNLSFGGRLTLIQSVLGNLLTYYLSLFVAPEGVIETLERLRNRFLWGGSDERKVIHWISWDKVTAPKDSGGLGVGTIKTLNISLIMKWWWKLRTKPGQLWATVIYSVHNLRSKPDVCYSMKTLPGVWNNIAGIKNDLMKKNIPVCSVLSKHQDPIGEIWKCGLTLDGSYSVCALRNKWDYRPPTIGSNFQWLKEIPLEVSCFIWRAQAGKIPIINELSKRGVYVESLTCQMCEEIEECPDHSLVACSYAAKITKGILSWCRVQAGSFHKVNEILEFAAK